Sequence from the Phycisphaerae bacterium genome:
GCTCGTTGGGCCCCACGTTCCGACGAGTCGCGATCGCCAGGTTCGGAAACTCCCGAATCAGACCCGTCTGGGCCAGCGCGTAGTCGATGAACTCGTCCTGCGTGCAGAAAATCGCGTCAAAATCCCCCTCCAAAATCAACCGGCGAACCTGCCTGCCCAGAGTGCCCACTTCTGAAAAGTCCGCCACGTTCACCTTCTGGATCAGCCGACGGCTGATCGGCATCTCCACGATCGCCACGTCCTCGCTCCGGCCCAACTCCGCAGCCCCGCGCTCGATCCCAGCCCAGACGTCCTGGTACGAACTGATCCGAAGATCGTCCATCAACACCAGCATCCGCCGCCACCCCATCTGACCCAAAACCGTCTGGCTGACCTCCCGCCCGCACCCAAACCCGTCCAGCAGCACCGCCGGAAGTTCCACCTCCGGCAACAGCCGGTCCACCAGAACCACCGGAACGTCCTGCGAAACCTCCGCGAAAAACGGCCCGTTCGGGTCGTCCTCCACCGGCCAGACGATCAGCCCGCTCACCCCGTTGTCGATCAGGTGCTGCGCGATCTGACGCTCCTGCGCCGCATCGTCCTTGCTCGACCGCACCACCGCCAGATTCGACCGCTCCGCAAACGCGTCGTCGATGTACTCCAGCACGTCCCGGTGAAATCCCATCGACCGCAAATAAGGATGAACCACCCCAAAAACGATCGCCGCCCGATCGCAGCGGTCCCGGTCCACCACCTGCACCCCCTTGCCGTAGTGGCAGACCACCACCCGCTCCGCCTCCAATTCCCGCACCGCTTGGTACACAACTTTGAGGCTGACGCCGAACTCCTCGCTGAGGGTTCGCATGGTGGGAAGGGAATCGTCGGTTCCGTAGTGGCCGGTTCGAACTCGTTGCCTAAGTGTCTGTGCCACCTGGCGATACAGCGGAACTCTAGTGCCAGTCAAGACCTTTGACATCGCGCCACCTTTCTGGAAACAAGGAAACACGCGGGCTATAGCGATACCGCTCTGAATGCTCGCGTTTCCGTGTTTCCTTGCGCAGTATAATGGCCGTGCGCGTACCTGTCAAGGTCCCGCGAGGCCGATTGGGCAGGCTGCACTCAGTCTTTTTTGCTGTCTATCAGGTTTACTGAGAAACCTGGAATGGCTATGGTCTTCTCGTTGGTCAGCGTGCGAGTCTGCGGTGTAATTGTCGGTTTCTGCTCGTTTTCATCGGTCAGGTTGCCGCAGATGAAGGTCTGCCGCTCAAACGGCAGGGCTTGGCCGTCGGGACCGGTCAGACGGAGCATCCGGGGCTGGGGGCCGAGATTCGTA
This genomic interval carries:
- a CDS encoding GntR family transcriptional regulator, which produces MAQTLRQRVRTGHYGTDDSLPTMRTLSEEFGVSLKVVYQAVRELEAERVVVCHYGKGVQVVDRDRCDRAAIVFGVVHPYLRSMGFHRDVLEYIDDAFAERSNLAVVRSSKDDAAQERQIAQHLIDNGVSGLIVWPVEDDPNGPFFAEVSQDVPVVLVDRLLPEVELPAVLLDGFGCGREVSQTVLGQMGWRRMLVLMDDLRISSYQDVWAGIERGAAELGRSEDVAIVEMPISRRLIQKVNVADFSEVGTLGRQVRRLILEGDFDAIFCTQDEFIDYALAQTGLIREFPNLAIATRRNVGPNERSMSYCSLSPLEWYSDSGRMISAAADMVQRWAMTRQMPKEVIRLKLTLQRRNHDGA